TCATTGAAATCTATAGCGGATATGATTTTCCTGCTCTCTATAACTGAGACAGGCGACGGTTCGGATGGCGTGCCCTGTTCTGCGGGTATGTCCCCGGACTCTGTGATCGTACGGGAAACAATCTCCGAATCATTGCCGGCATCGGACAGCACCGTCCGGTCATCGGCAGGATGGGTATATTGCGGCTGCTGTTCTCCCTTTATCCGCAGCTCTTTCATCGTGTAGTCGGGGTTTTCGGAAGCCTGGCTCTCGGTGATCATGGGTTTCCCCTTTATACCGATAAGACCACCGAAGAAAGACGAGATAAGCGAAAGGGAGGAAATAAGCACGAGCACGAGCGTACTCACCCGCAGGTACAGCCGCCGCGACCGGTCAAGAATCCTGAGAATACGGCGCTGCAGGGAGGATTTGAACGATATGAATCCTACACCAGCCGCCCTTTCAGGACGGGATACCTGAAAGCTCTCGGCAATATGGGCAAGGCTGTAGGCGTACGATTTATGGCTTTTCCCGTGATTCAGCACAAAATCGTCGCACACATAATCACTCATCTCTTCTATCCAGTGTGAGAGTACCCACAAGAGCGGCTGAAACGGGAGCAGGGCGGTTGCGATCTGCCTGAGCTGGTTCCACAGAGGATCCCGTCTCTTCAGATGCGAAAGCTCATGGTAAAAAACATCCTCCATGGGAATGGTGGAATCGAAATCATGTACGGGCATGATGATGACAGGACTCAACACACCGGTCAGCAGCGGTGTTTTCGTGAGTGGAGACCGTAAAACTTGCGGCGGTGCAATGCCGAGCTCGCCCGATACAGCCCTGCACAGGTCACTGTGGGATGTCTTTGCCTGAAAGGCTGAACGGCGTATATACTGGATGTACAGGTTCGCTCCGAGCAGCCTGACCAGAAGGAAAAACGTCCACGCAAACCATGCAAGCGTGCCTGCGATATAGAGGCCTGCCAGCATTCTCGTCTTCGTCGCTCGTACCGGTGCTGTCGGACCGGCGCCGCTTTCTGCTGTTCTCTCAGGGTTGTCCTGAACGGCATGGAGTCCGGTTCGCTGGCTGAGTTGGGGTGTGCCGGGAGAATTCGACTGCGGCGCCGAAGAAACGGGTTTGTCGGTACGCTTTTCACCGCGCTGTGTTTCCGCAGATTGTTCAGGGGAAGCGATGACAGTTTCCGGCGCTGTACTGTTGACAATCCCGGTGTCACGGTTGTATTCCCGGCGTTGTTCCCGGGATTGCTTCAGGGGGTTTTCTTCGGGACGGGAGGGCATATCCCCGACTGTGCGGAGCGCCGCAGACGAGTCTTTTTTCAGCGCATTACCCGGTATGCGCGGAATATACACCGTCACCTCGAGGATTCCCGCTTTTTTCAGGATGAATGACACCGGCGGACCCAGAAACACCGCGATGAGGAAAATCCTCAGAATGATCGATTGAAGGGCGGCTCCCCTTTTTCTCAAACCATAGGCTGCTCCCAAACCGACTGACAGAATAACGGTGGACTGTATCAACAGGTATATACCGATCGAAACGGTTCCATTTGCAACACCGGGCAGCCATTCAACCAATCGGGTTCCCCACATGGCTATTTCTCCTCTTTATCACCGTCCAGCATCTCGAATATCTTTTCAAGCTCTTTCCGGGAAACGGATTTGTTCCTGACAAGCGATGAAACCAGATTCGCCACCGACCCGCCGAACACGGTATCGATCAATTCCCGGATACCATTGTTGATGACCTTTTTTTCCATTATTAACGGGTAGTAGATATGAGTCCTGTCCTGTATATCGTAGCCGATGGCGCCTTTTTTCTCCAGCGCCCTGATGAGAAGTTGAACGTTGTTGTGCGCAACAGGCTCGATCTCGTTGAGCGCTTTTGAGATTTCACGGGCGGTTGCGTGTTTTTTCTCCCATAGAATCTGCATGATCATCAGCTGGATTCTTCCCAATTGTACGTCTGTCATGTCGTTTCTCCCGGATATGTTTTGATTACCAGTTTAAATTTACTGTACTACGTTATTTCTGTCAAGCACTTTTATACAGAAATAAATAATCACTTTAACATATTGATAACCAGTGCTATATAATGTTTCAGCACGGTCGTTTCAATGGAAATTTTCTCGTCTCCTGTTTACTGAACAACGTGTTAATCCCGCATGATATGCGTACATTTCCCCGAAGTCCGCACAATAAAAAAGGCCCCTATCCACCGGCGCCTCTTTGGTAAATTCATTGATTGACTGCAGAATTATCCGCCAAATATCTATAATCCGAAAAACTACGCCTCAACTCCCCCACAAAGCTTTGAACCGGGATTCTCAGGATTATATGGATTACCACGATGCATAATACACCGGCAATCACGGTATGGCTCACACAATATAAACTGGACCGGGATTTCTCACGATGAAAAAATCCCGGTAATCCTTTAAATCATGGGAATCCCGGTTCAGGTTCCCCCTCTCTATTCCTCAACATCGGGATAGAGCTCGTCGGCGCGGGCAAGGAGCTTCTCTCCGGCCTCGAAAGCCCGCTCCAGTATCTGCATCTGCTCCTGCGCCAGCCCGGCGGCATCCTGCACCATGCTGACAGCGGATTCGACGGATACGGTGATGTCCTTCATACTGTCGCGGCTTTTATCGATGAGCTTCACGAGCTTCTGGGCGGCTGTGACGGTTGCCGAGGCCTTTTCGAGAACGGCGGGCACATCGCTGTCTGATGTTTCGGAAATCTCCTCCAGTATCCCGGTCATGGCATCGGCGCTGTCCCGCCACCTGACATCGTCGCCGCTCGATATGATGCCGAGGGTTTCATGGCGAAGAGAATCGGAATACTCCTCGAGCGTTTTCACCGTGCCCGCTATCCGGACAGCGATGGCGTCGAGATGCCCGGGAATGGAGGCAAATCCGGAACCGTGCTGTCCTGCACGGGTAACCTCGAGCGCGCTGTGCAGCGATATGCTGTCGAGCCTGGCCGCGCATACCGCCCAGGCGTTCGCAATCCGCAGGATGGACTGAGCCTTACGGTCGAAGGCCTGCATATCCCGGATAAAAGTACGGGTATCCTCATGAAGCAGCCCGATTTCGCCCGTTATCCCCTTGAGGGCGGTTTTCGATTCACCGATGGTTCCCCGCAGCTCTTCGAGCTTCTTCCTGATTTTTCCCGATGCATCCAGGATATCGGCGGCGTTACGGGCCATTATACCGAGCCGCTCACCGGTGTTTTCGACAATCCGCTCCATGCTCTCCATTTCACTGGCCGCTTCGGCAAGTTTATCGTCCGCGGACTGGAGCTCGTCACCGGTATCCTCGGTAACTCCCATGAAATCATCGGCGATGTTCATGATCTCGTCCAGCAGGTCGGGGATATTTTCCCCGGCGGCGAGCTGCGAAACAGCAGCGGATATTTTCCCTGCCTGTTCCAGCGCCGGAGCGAATGCGTTTTCACGGATTTCGAAGGCTGTTATGGCAACATCAGTCAGCCCTGCCGCACGGTCGATTGTATCGAGAACAGGCCCGTTGCAGGGAAGTGCGCTTTCATCGTCCGCAAAGGAATCGAGCGCATTGTCGGTCACGGTTCCGGACAATCCCGCCAGCTCCGTAAGTTCAGTGCGCACATCTGAATACGCGTTTCTTACTCCCTTCACCATAACCAGAATCGTCCGGATTCTGTCACCGAGACCTTTCTGTTTTTCAGCGAGTTCCTGCACGTCTGTTTTAAGGTCTCCAAAGAAAACACCTGATTCCTCGGCATTTTTTTCACATACGGCCGATGCCTGACGGATACGGCCTGTGATGACGGTAAATTCTCCGCTGTGTCCGCCCGAACGGTCCGCTTCGAGAGAAGCGTTGAGTCCGGCAACATCCAGAAGACCAGCGATTCCTGTAATATCCTCTATGATTCCGCTTGCTTTATCCTCGAGTTTCGCAAGATTTTCCAGCCGTTTCTGAGTGGAGCTCTGGGCCTGTGCGGCGCCATTGATTTCATCGATGATATCCGATAGAAAGCCGGAATCCTCTTCGAAAAAACGTCCCAGAAAATCAACCGAGGCAAAGATTTCGGAAACATCCCTGTACATCTCCCCCGAGCTTTCGTCGAGCGTTTCGGAGAGATGCCCCGCCGACCGTATTTCGGTTTTCATGGAATCAAGGGCTTTCCTGCCGGTATCGAGAGATTTTTTTATCCTGTCCGTCAGGCCTGCGAAATCTTCGATTGCGGAAGAGACTTCCGCGCTGAGAGAAGCGATCTGCCCTGCCTTCCGGAGCTGCCGGGCGAGAGCACGGTCGCGGGTTTTTCCCTCCGCGGCTTTGTTGATGACCGTGTTTTCTCCCCCGGAAGCCGTGGAAGCGGCATCCGCTTTTTTATCTGTATTCGCCAAACCTTTTTTCATCGTTCGGTCCTTTCTGCAATACCGACAGTCATAAACAGGATGTATATACACCCTCTTTTGCGCCTCCAGATGCCGCCGTTATCATTACCGTATTTCTACGGTTTTCGTCATATATGGGATTTCCCCCGGCGTACAGGGTTAATATTACGAAGAATGCACCTCGATTGTCAAGGTCAAGAGCAGTCCGGCTGTATCATTTTTACATTTTGCGGAATCCGATGCAGATAAATTACTTAACCGGGAGTATTCATGAAAATATTCAACCACGAAGTCACGAAGACACAAATATATATAACATATTATTTATACTATTATTAGCAATTATTAAACGCTGACACCTGAAAAAGGTATTATTGCTCCGGTGGTTAAACAGTGACATAAGCATTGTATCATGCCGAACTTGTTTCGGCATCTATTCCAAATATTAGTATCAATATTTATTCGCCGGAGCAATAATAAAAACAAATCCGCGAAAATCCGCGTTCTATTTAAATTTATGAATAACTTCCATGACTACAGATAATCACATCGAAGGATGAAAAATCTATTCAGGCTGCATATGGATTCCCGATTAATGATTCGGGAATGACGGTGTCACAGGGACTCCAGACATCGGATATGGGCTTATGTACCGGGAACCGCAAATGCATTTTCAGCTAAAAATCCTTGTTCTATTTAAAATTATGAATAGATCGGGTTGAATCTGATCGAACATTCAGGCTCTTTCTTCTTGACAAATCGCCCGGGAAACCATATTGTTCGAGAAATAATTCTCGACATTCAACCTTCAGGGGGAGGTAGTATATGGCTGCTCGTCGAAGATCACGGACATTCACCGAAGTCGAGCTTGAGTTCATGAACATTGTCTGGGAACTCGGGGAAGCAACTTCGGAACAGGTCCGGTCGGCTCTCCGCGACAAGGGAACGGAGCTTACGGACGGTTCCGTGCGCAAGGTGCTTTCAATCCTCGAGGCCAAGGGGCATATCGAACGCCATCGTGAGGGAAGAGGATTCATATACAGCGCTATTGTGCACCGGACGGATGCGAACCGTTCCATGGTAATGGACCTTCTCGGGCGGGCGTTTGATGGCTCGGCATTGCTATTGGTAGCTTCGCTCCTCGACAGCCGTAATATTTCATCCGATGACATGGAAAAAATCGAAAAGCTGATCGCCGAACATAAAAAGAAAAACCTCATACAGCCTGTATAAATCCCGGGGATAAGTAACAAAACGGGAAATTAGTGTTGACATG
The bacterium DNA segment above includes these coding regions:
- a CDS encoding BlaI/MecI/CopY family transcriptional regulator, producing the protein MTDVQLGRIQLMIMQILWEKKHATAREISKALNEIEPVAHNNVQLLIRALEKKGAIGYDIQDRTHIYYPLIMEKKVINNGIRELIDTVFGGSVANLVSSLVRNKSVSRKELEKIFEMLDGDKEEK
- a CDS encoding methyl-accepting chemotaxis protein; the protein is MKKGLANTDKKADAASTASGGENTVINKAAEGKTRDRALARQLRKAGQIASLSAEVSSAIEDFAGLTDRIKKSLDTGRKALDSMKTEIRSAGHLSETLDESSGEMYRDVSEIFASVDFLGRFFEEDSGFLSDIIDEINGAAQAQSSTQKRLENLAKLEDKASGIIEDITGIAGLLDVAGLNASLEADRSGGHSGEFTVITGRIRQASAVCEKNAEESGVFFGDLKTDVQELAEKQKGLGDRIRTILVMVKGVRNAYSDVRTELTELAGLSGTVTDNALDSFADDESALPCNGPVLDTIDRAAGLTDVAITAFEIRENAFAPALEQAGKISAAVSQLAAGENIPDLLDEIMNIADDFMGVTEDTGDELQSADDKLAEAASEMESMERIVENTGERLGIMARNAADILDASGKIRKKLEELRGTIGESKTALKGITGEIGLLHEDTRTFIRDMQAFDRKAQSILRIANAWAVCAARLDSISLHSALEVTRAGQHGSGFASIPGHLDAIAVRIAGTVKTLEEYSDSLRHETLGIISSGDDVRWRDSADAMTGILEEISETSDSDVPAVLEKASATVTAAQKLVKLIDKSRDSMKDITVSVESAVSMVQDAAGLAQEQMQILERAFEAGEKLLARADELYPDVEE
- a CDS encoding BlaI/MecI/CopY family transcriptional regulator, which translates into the protein MAARRRSRTFTEVELEFMNIVWELGEATSEQVRSALRDKGTELTDGSVRKVLSILEAKGHIERHREGRGFIYSAIVHRTDANRSMVMDLLGRAFDGSALLLVASLLDSRNISSDDMEKIEKLIAEHKKKNLIQPV